A part of Saccharomonospora amisosensis genomic DNA contains:
- a CDS encoding DNA-3-methyladenine glycosylase family protein has translation MPELTRNYRPAFRTDIAGVLAPSRRGRGDPCLRHEDSGLTWLTANTVEGAATMVLRPRTDGVVQARAWGQGARALLDGLPALLGADDDDTGFVAHHDAVAMARRRLPWLRLGATGRVWDALVPAVLEQKVTSHEARRSWRELCRWFGEPAPGPAPHGMRVPPTPLAIRSITDWEWHKVGVDSSRRGALVAAARVAHRLEGASGLRGAEGRALLRQVPGIGVWTAAEIAQRAWGDPDAVSFGDFHVPAIVGHALLGRELDDEGMHAVLAPYFPQRQRAVRYLEAAGFSRPRFGPRHAVRDYRAI, from the coding sequence ATGCCTGAACTCACCAGGAACTACCGGCCTGCTTTCCGTACCGACATCGCGGGCGTGCTGGCCCCGTCGCGGAGAGGGCGAGGTGACCCCTGCCTGCGGCATGAGGACAGCGGGCTCACCTGGCTCACCGCGAACACCGTCGAGGGCGCCGCGACCATGGTGCTGCGGCCGCGCACGGACGGTGTTGTGCAGGCACGTGCGTGGGGCCAGGGCGCCAGGGCACTGCTCGACGGGCTTCCGGCGCTGCTTGGTGCCGACGATGACGACACCGGCTTCGTCGCTCATCACGACGCCGTGGCCATGGCCAGGCGAAGGCTGCCATGGCTGCGGCTCGGCGCGACGGGGCGGGTGTGGGACGCGCTGGTACCTGCCGTGCTGGAGCAGAAGGTCACCAGCCACGAGGCGCGCCGCTCCTGGCGAGAGCTGTGCCGCTGGTTCGGCGAGCCGGCGCCGGGGCCGGCGCCGCACGGAATGCGGGTGCCACCTACCCCGCTCGCCATCCGCTCCATCACCGACTGGGAGTGGCACAAGGTCGGTGTGGACAGCAGCCGTCGAGGCGCGCTTGTCGCCGCCGCCCGCGTGGCGCACCGGCTGGAGGGCGCGAGCGGGCTGCGGGGCGCCGAGGGCAGGGCGCTGCTACGGCAGGTACCGGGAATCGGTGTCTGGACCGCCGCGGAGATCGCGCAGCGGGCGTGGGGCGATCCGGACGCGGTCAGTTTCGGTGACTTCCACGTTCCCGCGATCGTCGGCCACGCGCTGCTCGGCCGGGAGCTGGACGACGAAGGAATGCACGCCGTGCTCGCGCCGTATTTCCCGCAGCGGCAGCGCGCCGTGCGCTACCTGGAGGCGGCCGGGTTCTCCCGTCCCAGGTTCGGCCCGAGGCACGCCGTCAGGGACTACCGCGCGATCTGA
- the cofD gene encoding 2-phospho-L-lactate transferase gives MKVVVVVGGVGGARFLLGVKAALGLPPVGEGESPHQVTAIVNTGDDVWMHGLRVCPDLDTCMYTLGGGIDPDRGWGHAGETWTVKAELQAYGAEPTWFSLGDKDIATHLVRTRMLRAGYPLSAVTEALCDRWRPGARLLPMADDRVETHVVVDDPDVPGQRKALHFQEWWVRYRASLRAHSIVPVGAEEATPAPGVLEAIAEADAVLFAPSNPVVSVGTVLSVPGVREALRKTEAGIVGVSPIIGGRPLRGMADACLTAIGVDTSAEAVGRLYGSRHTSEEGLLDGWLVHEGESVDVPGVAVRAVPLLMSGVDATVKMALAALDLSGVDVD, from the coding sequence GTGAAGGTTGTCGTTGTAGTGGGCGGCGTCGGCGGGGCGCGTTTTCTGCTCGGAGTCAAGGCCGCGCTCGGGCTGCCACCGGTGGGCGAGGGCGAGTCACCTCACCAGGTCACCGCGATCGTCAACACCGGTGACGACGTGTGGATGCACGGCCTGCGTGTCTGCCCGGACCTGGACACGTGCATGTACACCCTCGGCGGCGGGATCGACCCCGACCGGGGGTGGGGGCACGCGGGCGAGACCTGGACGGTCAAGGCCGAACTCCAGGCCTACGGTGCTGAGCCCACGTGGTTCTCGCTCGGCGACAAGGACATCGCCACGCACCTGGTCCGCACCCGCATGCTCCGCGCCGGTTACCCGCTCTCGGCGGTGACCGAGGCGCTGTGCGATCGGTGGCGCCCTGGGGCGAGGCTGCTTCCGATGGCCGACGACCGGGTGGAGACCCACGTGGTCGTGGACGACCCGGACGTGCCAGGACAGCGCAAGGCGCTGCACTTCCAGGAATGGTGGGTGCGCTACCGCGCTTCGCTTCGAGCGCACTCGATCGTTCCCGTCGGCGCAGAGGAGGCCACCCCGGCTCCCGGTGTGCTCGAGGCGATCGCTGAAGCCGATGCCGTGCTGTTCGCGCCTTCGAACCCGGTGGTCTCGGTCGGCACCGTGCTGTCGGTTCCCGGGGTGCGGGAGGCGCTGCGCAAGACCGAGGCCGGGATCGTCGGCGTCTCACCGATCATCGGCGGCAGGCCGCTGCGCGGGATGGCCGACGCGTGCCTCACCGCGATCGGCGTGGACACCTCGGCGGAAGCCGTGGGCAGGCTCTACGGGTCGAGACACACGTCGGAGGAAGGGCTGCTTGACGGGTGGCTGGTACACGAGGGCGAGTCGGTCGACGTGCCGGGAGTGGCGGTCAGGGCCGTTCCGCTGCTGATGTCCGGCGTCGACGCGACGGTGAAGATGGCACTTGCCGCGCTGGACTTGTCTGGAGTGGACGTTGACTGA
- the dapC gene encoding succinyldiaminopimelate transaminase: MTRSRLPDFPWDSLAEQSRRARAHPGGIVDLSVGTPVDPVPEPVREALASVSQIPGYPTTHGTAALRSAAVEALGRRHGVEGIDPDAVLPTIGSKELVAWLPTLLGVKPGSMVVIPELAYPTYEVGALLAGASVLRSDGVTAVGPGRPALLWLNSPSNPTGRVLGLEHLRKVVQWARERGTIVVSDECYLALGWESEPISILHPDVHGGRMDGLLAVHSLSKSANLASYRAGFVTGDPALVRDLLAVRKHAGMIVPRPVQEAMTVALRDDTALRGQRERYANRRAVLRSALEKVGFRIDYSEAGLYLWATRDEDALASVDWFAQHGILVAPGSFYGPKGRQHVRIALTATDERVEAAAARLAEA; encoded by the coding sequence ATGACCCGCTCGCGGCTGCCCGACTTCCCCTGGGACTCGCTGGCCGAGCAGAGCCGGCGCGCGCGGGCTCATCCCGGCGGCATCGTCGACCTGTCCGTCGGGACACCGGTCGACCCGGTGCCCGAACCCGTGCGCGAGGCACTGGCCTCGGTGTCGCAGATCCCCGGTTACCCGACCACCCACGGCACGGCCGCGTTGCGATCGGCCGCTGTGGAGGCGTTGGGCCGTAGGCATGGCGTCGAGGGGATCGACCCGGATGCCGTGCTTCCCACGATCGGGTCGAAAGAACTGGTCGCGTGGCTGCCGACACTGCTTGGCGTGAAGCCGGGCTCGATGGTGGTCATCCCCGAGCTCGCCTACCCCACCTACGAGGTGGGCGCCCTGCTGGCAGGCGCTTCGGTGCTGCGCTCGGACGGGGTGACCGCCGTCGGCCCCGGCAGGCCCGCGCTGCTGTGGCTGAACTCGCCGTCCAATCCGACGGGGCGAGTGCTCGGCCTCGAACACCTGCGCAAGGTGGTCCAGTGGGCACGCGAGCGCGGCACGATCGTCGTCTCCGACGAGTGTTACCTCGCGCTCGGCTGGGAGAGCGAACCCATCTCGATACTGCATCCCGATGTCCACGGTGGACGCATGGACGGCCTGCTCGCCGTTCATTCGTTGTCGAAGTCGGCGAACCTGGCCAGCTACCGTGCGGGTTTCGTCACCGGCGACCCCGCGCTCGTGCGTGACCTGCTGGCCGTGCGCAAGCATGCGGGGATGATCGTGCCGAGGCCGGTGCAGGAGGCGATGACCGTGGCGCTGCGCGACGACACCGCGCTGCGCGGGCAGCGGGAACGCTACGCTAACCGGCGCGCCGTATTGCGCTCGGCGCTGGAGAAGGTGGGATTCCGCATCGACTACTCCGAGGCGGGCCTTTACCTGTGGGCTACCCGGGACGAGGACGCACTGGCGAGCGTGGACTGGTTCGCCCAGCACGGCATCCTCGTCGCGCCCGGCTCCTTCTACGGCCCGAAGGGCCGCCAGCACGTGCGTATCGCGCTGACGGCCACCGACGAGCGGGTCGAAGCCGCGGCCGCTCGGCTCGCCGAGGCCTAG
- the fdxA gene encoding ferredoxin, with protein MTYVIAEPCVDVLDKACIDECPVDCIYEGERMLYIHPDECVDCGACEPVCPVEAIYYEDDVPDEWSAYTKANVDFFDELGSPGGASKVGKTAHDPQWIKDLPPQGE; from the coding sequence GTGACCTATGTGATCGCCGAGCCCTGCGTCGACGTGCTCGACAAGGCATGCATCGACGAGTGCCCCGTCGACTGCATCTATGAGGGCGAGCGGATGCTCTACATCCACCCCGACGAGTGTGTCGACTGCGGAGCCTGCGAGCCGGTCTGTCCGGTGGAAGCGATCTACTACGAGGACGACGTGCCGGACGAGTGGAGCGCCTACACCAAGGCCAACGTCGACTTCTTCGACGAGCTCGGCTCTCCCGGCGGGGCGTCCAAGGTCGGTAAGACGGCTCACGACCCGCAGTGGATCAAGGACCTGCCCCCGCAGGGCGAATGA
- a CDS encoding GntR family transcriptional regulator, which translates to MIVKIDPAAKTPPYEQVRSILARQINDGTLAVGSKLPTVRQLATDLGIAPNTIARAYRELEEAGLIETRGRAGSFVGSSGDESRQRAREAAARYAATTRGLGLSGREALAIVSAALEEPSR; encoded by the coding sequence ATGATCGTCAAGATCGACCCGGCGGCGAAAACCCCGCCGTACGAGCAGGTCCGCTCCATCCTCGCCAGGCAGATCAACGACGGCACGCTCGCGGTGGGCAGCAAGCTGCCGACGGTTCGGCAGTTGGCGACCGACCTCGGGATCGCTCCCAACACGATCGCGCGGGCCTACCGGGAACTGGAGGAGGCCGGACTCATCGAGACCAGGGGCCGCGCCGGCAGTTTCGTGGGCTCCTCCGGCGACGAGAGCAGGCAACGAGCACGCGAGGCCGCCGCCCGGTACGCCGCCACCACTCGCGGCCTCGGGCTGTCCGGCCGGGAAGCACTCGCCATCGTCAGCGCCGCACTCGAAGAACCGTCCCGGTAG
- a CDS encoding 5-oxoprolinase subunit B family protein — protein sequence MRVLPCADSGLLVELDDLDEVRRLHAALREAPPPGVLDLVPAARTLLLRLDPLRADVAEIEQVVRRVRPAETTSHDSESLVIPVSYDGEDLDEVARLTGLTPRQVIAEHTGVEWTVAFGGFAPGFGYLTCDSNRLEVPRRTESRTRVPSGAVALAGAFSGVYPRESPGGWQLIGRTELEMWRVDRDPPALLRPGVRVRFQEVA from the coding sequence ATGCGTGTTTTGCCGTGTGCTGATTCGGGACTGCTCGTCGAACTCGACGATCTCGACGAGGTGCGGAGGCTGCATGCGGCGCTGCGCGAAGCGCCGCCACCTGGGGTGCTCGATCTCGTCCCGGCCGCGAGAACGCTGCTGCTGCGGCTTGACCCGCTCCGCGCCGACGTGGCGGAGATCGAGCAGGTCGTGCGGCGGGTCCGCCCCGCGGAGACGACCTCGCACGACAGCGAGTCGCTGGTTATCCCGGTCAGCTACGACGGTGAGGACCTGGACGAGGTCGCCCGACTGACGGGCCTCACGCCCCGGCAGGTGATCGCGGAACACACCGGCGTCGAGTGGACGGTCGCCTTCGGTGGGTTCGCCCCCGGGTTCGGGTATCTCACCTGCGACTCCAACCGGCTGGAGGTGCCGAGGCGCACGGAATCGCGCACGCGGGTGCCCTCGGGCGCCGTCGCACTCGCGGGCGCCTTCAGTGGCGTCTACCCCCGCGAGTCACCCGGCGGGTGGCAACTCATCGGGCGTACCGAGTTGGAGATGTGGCGCGTCGACCGGGACCCACCCGCGTTGCTGCGTCCCGGCGTTCGAGTCAGGTTCCAGGAGGTCGCGTGA
- a CDS encoding 5-oxoprolinase subunit C family protein yields the protein MNHGLEVLEPGLLATVQDLGRPGLAAIGVGVSGAADRGALRLANRLAGNEEDAAAVEVTLGGFAARALRDLTVVITGATCPVSIDGRGAATNTVLRVPSGSVLRLGMTSKGLRNYVAVRGGVAVEPVLGSRSTDVLAGLGPEPLRAGTVLPVGPPPSEWPPIGFAPVREPPADELMLGVMAGPRDDWFAEGALATLLGSRYEVTAQSNRVGIRLDGPALPRVRDEELPSEGMVAGALQVPPSSRPTLFLADHPVTGGYPVIAVVVAADVDKAAQARPGMRLRFTLLKRRG from the coding sequence GTGAACCACGGGTTGGAGGTGCTCGAGCCGGGGCTGCTCGCGACGGTCCAGGATCTCGGGCGCCCCGGCCTCGCTGCCATCGGGGTCGGCGTTTCCGGCGCGGCCGACCGCGGCGCGTTACGGCTGGCCAACCGGCTGGCGGGCAACGAGGAGGACGCGGCGGCCGTCGAGGTGACCTTGGGGGGATTCGCCGCGCGGGCATTGCGTGACCTCACCGTGGTGATCACCGGGGCGACCTGCCCTGTGTCCATCGACGGCAGGGGTGCGGCGACCAACACCGTGCTGCGGGTGCCGTCGGGTTCGGTGCTGCGGCTGGGCATGACGAGCAAGGGCCTGCGCAACTACGTGGCAGTGCGCGGCGGCGTCGCCGTCGAGCCGGTGCTGGGTTCGCGTTCGACCGACGTGCTCGCGGGGCTCGGCCCCGAACCGCTGCGGGCGGGCACGGTGCTGCCGGTCGGGCCACCGCCCTCGGAGTGGCCGCCCATCGGCTTCGCCCCCGTTCGTGAGCCACCCGCCGACGAACTGATGCTGGGCGTGATGGCGGGTCCGAGGGACGACTGGTTCGCCGAAGGCGCGCTCGCCACCCTCCTCGGCTCTCGGTACGAGGTGACAGCACAGAGCAACCGGGTCGGCATCCGGCTCGACGGGCCCGCACTGCCAAGGGTGCGCGACGAAGAGTTGCCCAGCGAAGGCATGGTGGCGGGCGCACTGCAGGTGCCGCCCTCGAGCAGGCCGACGCTCTTCCTCGCCGACCACCCGGTGACGGGCGGCTACCCGGTTATCGCCGTGGTCGTGGCCGCCGACGTCGACAAGGCGGCGCAAGCCCGTCCAGGGATGCGGCTGCGATTCACACTGCTGAAGAGGAGAGGGTAG
- a CDS encoding GNAT family N-acetyltransferase — MNGAEHIEHACADAWQALIERRLGEWRLRAAADRVGTERVPFTARANSALAVGDPGIAITSALDEVCEFAHEQRIEPVVQVVHGDPVESELLRSGWRPYHEHAVGCEVSVLVGPTGQGGEAGDERIRMLDAPTAGWWELTVDSPLPTTAQRHVLTSGDRVGFGVAEHQAGTVAAVRGAVVGDLLHVARLAVRQRLRRRGIAGGLMRRVSAWGSEHGTTRCVLQVAVGNNGALALYQRLGFREHHRYRYWVPGTPWQDRAP; from the coding sequence GTGAACGGGGCCGAGCACATCGAACACGCATGCGCCGACGCATGGCAGGCGCTGATCGAGCGAAGGCTCGGCGAGTGGCGGTTGCGGGCCGCGGCGGATCGGGTCGGCACCGAGCGGGTTCCCTTCACCGCCCGCGCCAACAGCGCTCTGGCCGTCGGCGACCCGGGAATCGCGATCACCAGCGCACTCGACGAAGTATGTGAGTTCGCCCACGAGCAACGCATCGAGCCTGTGGTGCAGGTTGTCCACGGCGATCCGGTGGAGTCCGAGTTGCTGCGGTCGGGATGGCGGCCGTATCACGAGCACGCGGTCGGTTGCGAGGTATCGGTCCTGGTCGGGCCGACCGGGCAAGGCGGCGAGGCAGGCGATGAGCGGATACGGATGTTGGACGCGCCGACGGCGGGCTGGTGGGAGCTCACGGTGGACTCGCCTCTGCCAACGACCGCACAGCGACATGTGCTGACCAGCGGTGACCGTGTTGGTTTCGGGGTGGCAGAGCACCAAGCAGGCACAGTGGCGGCGGTGCGCGGCGCCGTGGTCGGCGACCTGCTGCACGTCGCGCGGCTGGCGGTGCGGCAGCGGCTGCGCAGGCGCGGTATCGCGGGCGGACTCATGCGGCGGGTTTCGGCATGGGGGTCCGAACACGGCACTACTCGATGCGTTCTACAGGTCGCTGTCGGTAACAACGGTGCGCTGGCGTTGTACCAGCGCCTGGGATTCCGCGAGCACCACCGTTACCGCTACTGGGTTCCTGGCACGCCGTGGCAGGATCGGGCCCCGTGA
- a CDS encoding putative hydro-lyase — translation MLSPAEARQKFRAGLRVPTSGYCPGWTQANLLSLPREHAYDFLLFAQRNPKACPVLDVTEPGQTSASVFAGDLRTDLPGYRVYREGQLVDERTEVTSLWRDDLVSFLIGCSFTFEAALQQAGVPVRHIDMGTNVPMYRTNRECRPAGALSGPLVVSMRPVPAELVPTAVRVTSRYPAVHGAPVHVGAPGLLGIDDLACPDFGDAVEIRPGEVPVFWACGVTPQAAVMRSKPPFAIGHAPGHMAITDLRDSEFQVP, via the coding sequence ATGCTTTCGCCTGCCGAAGCCAGACAGAAGTTCAGGGCGGGCCTGCGGGTGCCGACGTCCGGTTACTGCCCGGGATGGACACAGGCCAACCTGCTGAGTCTGCCCCGCGAGCACGCCTACGACTTCCTGTTGTTCGCCCAGCGCAACCCGAAGGCGTGCCCGGTGCTCGACGTGACCGAGCCGGGACAGACCAGCGCTTCCGTCTTCGCCGGGGACCTGCGCACCGACCTGCCTGGCTACCGCGTCTACCGGGAAGGGCAACTGGTGGACGAGCGCACGGAGGTCACCTCGCTGTGGCGTGACGACCTCGTGTCGTTCCTCATCGGGTGCAGCTTCACCTTCGAGGCGGCGTTGCAGCAGGCCGGGGTGCCGGTGCGGCACATCGACATGGGGACCAACGTGCCGATGTACCGCACGAACCGGGAGTGCAGGCCAGCCGGGGCGCTGTCGGGCCCACTCGTGGTGTCGATGCGCCCCGTCCCGGCCGAGCTCGTGCCAACGGCGGTGCGGGTGACCTCGCGTTACCCGGCCGTGCACGGTGCTCCCGTCCACGTCGGAGCTCCCGGCCTGCTCGGCATCGACGACCTCGCCTGCCCCGACTTCGGAGACGCCGTGGAGATTCGGCCCGGTGAGGTCCCGGTGTTCTGGGCGTGCGGGGTGACGCCGCAGGCGGCCGTGATGCGTTCCAAACCGCCCTTCGCGATCGGACACGCGCCCGGGCACATGGCGATCACCGACCTGCGCGACTCCGAGTTCCAGGTGCCGTGA
- a CDS encoding coenzyme F420-0:L-glutamate ligase produces MTDHAAPRLEIMPVEGLPEFRPGDDLTGAIARQAPWLRSGDIVVVTSKVVSKVEGRLVTVPTDPEERDAARRALIDEESVRVIARMGRTLITENPLGIVQAASGVDASNVAGDAIALLPTDPDASAAALRAGLRERLGVEVAVVVTDTMGRAWRLGQTDFAIGSSGLRVLHSYAGAVDGQGNELAVTEVAVADEVAAAADLVKGKLGGTPVAVVRGLAVGDGTATARDLVRPVEEDLFRLGTAEAIAQGHREAVLLRRSVREFTDEPVDPELVRAAVAAALTAPAPHHTRPVRFGWLRNRGQRDKLLEAMRDAWRADLIGDGFTDEQIAKRLRRGDVLFEAPEVVVPFLVPEGAHNYPDQRRNACEHTMFTVAGGAAVQNLLVALAAEGLGSCWISSTIFAPEVVRTTLGLDSSWQPLGAVAIGHHAGPRHPREPRELDEGLIEW; encoded by the coding sequence TTGACTGACCATGCGGCGCCAAGGCTGGAGATCATGCCGGTCGAGGGATTGCCCGAGTTCCGGCCGGGCGACGATCTCACGGGCGCCATCGCACGGCAGGCACCCTGGTTACGCTCGGGCGACATCGTGGTGGTCACCAGCAAGGTCGTCTCGAAGGTCGAGGGCAGGCTGGTCACCGTGCCGACCGATCCCGAGGAACGCGACGCCGCGAGACGCGCCCTTATCGACGAGGAGTCGGTGCGGGTCATCGCCCGCATGGGCCGCACGCTGATCACCGAGAACCCGCTGGGGATCGTGCAGGCGGCCTCGGGCGTGGACGCCTCCAACGTCGCGGGCGACGCGATCGCACTGCTGCCCACCGACCCGGACGCATCGGCCGCGGCGCTGCGAGCAGGGTTGCGCGAACGGCTCGGCGTCGAGGTCGCCGTGGTCGTCACCGACACGATGGGCAGGGCCTGGCGGCTCGGCCAGACCGACTTCGCGATCGGGTCATCGGGCCTTCGGGTGCTGCATTCCTACGCCGGAGCCGTGGACGGGCAGGGCAACGAGCTGGCCGTCACCGAGGTCGCGGTGGCCGACGAGGTGGCGGCTGCGGCGGACCTGGTGAAGGGCAAGCTCGGTGGCACACCGGTCGCGGTCGTTCGCGGCCTGGCCGTAGGCGACGGCACCGCCACGGCCCGCGATCTGGTGCGGCCGGTTGAGGAGGACCTGTTCCGGCTCGGCACAGCGGAGGCCATCGCGCAGGGACATCGCGAGGCGGTGCTGCTGCGCCGGTCGGTTCGGGAGTTCACCGACGAACCGGTTGACCCGGAACTGGTGCGCGCAGCCGTGGCGGCTGCGCTCACCGCGCCCGCGCCACACCACACCCGGCCGGTGCGGTTCGGCTGGCTACGCAACCGTGGGCAACGGGACAAGTTGCTTGAGGCGATGCGGGACGCCTGGCGGGCGGACCTGATCGGCGACGGCTTCACCGACGAGCAGATCGCCAAGCGGCTGCGCAGGGGCGATGTGCTGTTCGAGGCACCCGAGGTGGTTGTGCCGTTCCTGGTACCGGAGGGCGCCCACAACTATCCGGACCAGCGGCGCAACGCCTGTGAGCACACGATGTTCACCGTCGCCGGTGGCGCGGCGGTGCAGAACCTGCTGGTGGCTCTCGCGGCCGAGGGCCTCGGCTCGTGCTGGATCTCCTCGACGATCTTCGCCCCGGAAGTGGTTCGAACCACACTGGGACTGGACTCGTCGTGGCAACCGCTCGGTGCGGTCGCCATCGGGCACCATGCCGGGCCACGACACCCGCGCGAGCCACGCGAACTGGACGAGGGCCTGATCGAATGGTGA
- a CDS encoding NUDIX hydrolase: MVSALHINATAALRAWRPYEAAQESLRQSYLGFLAAREDACERSCAPGHLTASAVVLDEPGERVLLTLHPRVGRWLQLGGHCEPEDSSLADAALREAREESGIEELTLDPEPVRLEVHPITCSLGAPTRHFDVQFVVRAPREAQPVASDESDDLRWWPVHALPEGTEELTELIAAALDRRRTGLTSPRPPRHLG, translated from the coding sequence ATGGTGAGCGCACTACACATCAACGCCACCGCGGCCCTGCGGGCGTGGCGGCCCTACGAGGCCGCGCAGGAGTCACTGCGGCAGAGCTACCTCGGCTTTCTCGCGGCGCGGGAGGACGCCTGTGAGCGGTCGTGCGCCCCAGGGCACCTGACCGCCTCGGCTGTGGTGTTGGACGAGCCGGGCGAGCGGGTGCTGCTTACCCTGCATCCCCGGGTCGGCAGGTGGCTTCAGCTTGGAGGTCACTGCGAACCGGAGGACTCCTCGCTGGCGGATGCCGCGCTGCGGGAGGCGCGCGAGGAGTCCGGCATTGAGGAGCTGACGCTGGACCCAGAGCCCGTTCGTCTCGAGGTGCACCCGATCACGTGCTCGCTGGGCGCCCCGACCCGGCACTTCGACGTGCAGTTCGTGGTGCGGGCTCCACGGGAAGCGCAGCCGGTGGCAAGCGACGAGTCGGACGACCTGCGCTGGTGGCCGGTACACGCGTTGCCCGAGGGCACAGAGGAGCTCACGGAGTTGATCGCGGCGGCGCTCGATCGCCGCCGCACCGGCTTGACTTCGCCGCGGCCACCGCGTCACCTTGGCTGA
- a CDS encoding GntR family transcriptional regulator, translating into MTATDPWVDLLAGDRSLLDRTSTAERVADVLRQRIIEGGLPPGTRLSEENAGRALSVSRNTLREAFRLLVHERLLVHEFHRGVFVRVLSAEDVVDLYRIRRMLETSAVRHADSAGPARLAALDQAVSAGELASQEQRWLDVGTANMRFHQAIAGLAESPRVDEIMGQLLAELRLAFHVMSRPREFHEPYLELNRTITELIGQGRLAEAEARLAEYFDVAQEQLVDAYRQIAR; encoded by the coding sequence ATGACTGCCACAGACCCGTGGGTGGACCTCCTCGCGGGCGACCGCTCGCTGCTGGACCGCACCAGCACCGCCGAGCGAGTGGCCGACGTGCTGCGCCAACGCATCATCGAGGGCGGCCTGCCACCCGGCACCCGGCTGTCGGAGGAGAACGCGGGTCGCGCCCTGTCGGTATCACGCAACACTCTCCGCGAGGCGTTCCGGCTGCTGGTGCACGAACGGCTGCTTGTCCACGAGTTCCACCGCGGGGTGTTCGTCCGGGTGCTCAGCGCCGAAGACGTGGTGGACCTCTACCGCATCCGGCGAATGCTGGAGACGAGCGCGGTGCGCCACGCGGACAGCGCTGGTCCGGCCCGGCTTGCCGCGCTCGACCAGGCGGTGAGCGCGGGCGAGTTGGCCTCCCAGGAGCAGCGCTGGCTCGACGTGGGCACCGCCAACATGCGTTTCCACCAGGCCATCGCGGGGTTGGCGGAAAGCCCGAGGGTGGATGAGATCATGGGACAACTACTCGCCGAACTGCGGCTGGCTTTCCACGTCATGTCCCGGCCACGCGAGTTCCACGAGCCCTACCTCGAACTCAACCGCACCATCACGGAGCTGATCGGGCAGGGTCGGCTCGCCGAGGCCGAGGCAAGGCTGGCCGAGTACTTCGACGTCGCCCAGGAACAGCTGGTGGACGCCTACCGTCAGATCGCGCGGTAG
- a CDS encoding sugar phosphate nucleotidyltransferase produces MTSVSGVDAVVLVGGKGTRLRPLTLSAPKPMLPTAGAPFLSHLLSRISDAGITHVVLGTSYRAEVFRDYFGDGSAMGLELDYVVEEEPLDTGGAIRNVADRLRADDAVIFNGDILSGADLGALVDTHRTAGADVTLHLQRVADPSRFGSVPTDGDGRVTAFLEKSAEAPTDQINAGCYVFRRRTIEKMPTGRPVSVERETFPGLLADGAHLQGYVDTSYWLDVGTPEAFVRGSADLVRGIAPSSALPGPIGDRLVLEGAEVAGDADICEGSSVGPGATVGAGARVAGSVLFPDSQVADGAVVDRSVLGAGARVGEGAVLRGVVLGDGAVVGSGCELLDGARVWPRVTLPDRSIRFSSDA; encoded by the coding sequence ATGACATCCGTTTCCGGAGTTGACGCCGTCGTCCTTGTGGGCGGTAAGGGCACGCGCCTGCGCCCGCTGACGCTGTCGGCGCCAAAGCCCATGCTGCCCACCGCGGGCGCCCCCTTCCTCTCCCACCTGCTTTCCCGGATCAGCGACGCCGGAATCACGCATGTGGTGCTCGGCACCTCCTACCGTGCGGAGGTCTTTCGGGACTACTTCGGGGACGGCTCTGCCATGGGCCTCGAGCTCGACTACGTCGTGGAGGAGGAACCGCTCGACACCGGCGGCGCGATCCGCAACGTCGCCGACCGGCTGCGCGCCGACGACGCGGTGATCTTCAACGGCGACATCCTCTCCGGTGCCGACCTCGGCGCGCTGGTCGACACCCACCGTACGGCGGGGGCCGACGTGACGCTGCACCTGCAACGGGTCGCCGATCCCAGCCGGTTCGGTTCGGTACCCACCGACGGCGACGGCCGGGTCACGGCGTTCCTGGAGAAGTCCGCCGAGGCGCCGACGGACCAGATCAACGCGGGCTGCTACGTGTTCCGGCGGCGGACGATCGAGAAGATGCCGACGGGCAGGCCGGTCTCGGTGGAACGGGAAACCTTCCCCGGCCTGCTGGCCGACGGCGCGCACCTGCAGGGCTACGTCGATACGTCTTACTGGCTGGATGTCGGCACGCCGGAGGCGTTCGTGCGTGGCTCGGCCGATCTGGTGCGCGGGATCGCGCCGAGTTCCGCGTTACCTGGCCCGATCGGGGATCGGTTGGTGCTCGAAGGCGCCGAGGTGGCTGGCGATGCCGACATCTGCGAAGGGTCGAGCGTTGGGCCGGGTGCGACGGTGGGTGCGGGCGCCCGCGTGGCGGGTTCGGTGCTGTTTCCCGACTCGCAGGTCGCCGACGGCGCTGTGGTGGACCGTTCGGTGCTGGGTGCGGGTGCACGGGTCGGTGAGGGCGCGGTCTTGCGTGGAGTGGTGCTCGGTGACGGCGCGGTGGTTGGTTCGGGCTGTGAACTGCTCGACGGCGCCCGCGTGTGGCCACGGGTAACGCTGCCGGACCGCTCTATCCGGTTCTCCAGTGATGCCTGA